The DNA sequence CTACCCGTAAGAGTCCGATAGTTCGACTGCCTTGTTGAGCTGTGGTCGTCACGCAGATGGACGCATGATGGGATGTGATTGAGGAGGACTTGGCAACAGCGGTCCACGTGTTATTTCAAATTTCGCGGGCTTTCTATACCAATTTGAGATTCCACAGGGCGCGCCCGAAGTCTGGGTTCGCAAAACAGCGGTTCGacgactgcccccccccccccccccccctctttttcgTTCTACAGCTTTTATCCGAGTCGTTCAGGGTTGCAcggggtgaaatgaaaaatatgaaatatgaaaatttccgtaaaatatttcatgaaatttcacgaaattgtgaaaaatatgaaacatatgaaagacattttcaggggctgggtatgcaacaagcacaaaaaaacactaaaaaagaaaaaaacgagtcgcctttcatttaattatGCATTTAAtctcaaaaaatatatttatttttatatttttcggaaatttcatgaaacatttcacatgaaatttcgagattttatttttcatgaaaaattgcaaccttggaggcgttttgaaacatcaatagatcgtattcgacagtggttcgatgtatcgtttggttcaaaacaatagaacataacctaaGACAAACATTTTAGGATTTACCTAattcagaaaagctgaaaatgagaaaattcctgacaatttcacttttcattgccattaaTTGGCActcgagaaaataaaaattcgaccacataagacccgttacctcagatttccaaattgacttttgaggctgcgGTTACATATTGaaacaatcgatatcaatataatctcacctgagtgatctgtcgaatacgatctaaaaccatcaagtgaacgtgccggttaGGGAAGGGAGTATGGGaagcgttcactcgtgttgggcacattttttgcgaaagccctgtcatcACTAATAAACaagagttcagttccgtaaaccaatccctgtttggacaaggccttccacttataaaaaacgaacaaaataattatgaaagaacaaacataaatgtggttaaaaattttaacttccaccgccgcgccgaccgcactgtttggcgcaatgcgtgaagtattcacgcagtcttgtaggcgctatgcgtttcacgccgaccgctgcgctgcgctgcgctgctgaccgcagtgtctttgacgcaatgcgtgaagtattcatgcagtcttgtaggcgctatgcgttttatgccgaccgctccgttccaggtcaaattgcgtgtttggtttctctcttaactcgactaattaaaggtgttgtcagttgtctcttgtatcatcgaaagacgacaaaattagaaattactgtacttttactctcaggaaatgagagattttgtcgccttttctcgtttgtaatttattttctgaatccgatttttctctctcttttttgatacctacattcaaaacaattgcaaaatttgccgccatgggccgcggcccatgtggccatccccttaatccggccctcgCATTTATCGCTCCATAAGCTGCAAATCAACCAATGCAAACGATTTATCGAACCTGCTCGTAGTTGGgcatttcctcgaccgggggtggctaccgccactcttgatagcTATGGCCCAGTCAAATTTCGCCTCCGATGTtgctgcataggcaacaaacctacCAGAGAGCACGAATGGTTATCTCTTCGAATAAGACGCACTTATCTCTCTCTACGAGCTTTGACTAAGCATGGCTGCAGCTAGCTGTAAGCTGTTCATTCCCTCAGCAACTTCTggagaatagagaatttgcaggtgtctgatatttgatgaatttcgtatttaagTGGAGACTACCGAGTGAACTTATCACTAGGCGAagcatttcctcacttttaaatctattttataTTAACTTGTTTTGCTTACTTTTTATTCTTCGGTCGCCTGATTTTCCGTGTTTCTAAGATGAGGATGATCATTTCGGACCTTTCCGGTCCATCCTCACATCAAACTTGGCACACTCGCGAAATTGCGAACTtgccgaaaaataaaaaataaaaattaaataaaagtatcTGTTATCGAGCTATCAGCGCGAGCTTATCCCGCAAGTTTGAGCGAAGTGATAAGCGTGCGCTGATAACGCAATAACAcatacttttatttaatttttattttttatttttcgagaaGTTCGCAATTTCGCGAGTGTGCCAAGTGTGACCTGAGGATGGACCGGAAAGGTCCGAAATGATCATCCTCatcttaaaaacacaaaaaatcaggaCCGAAGAATAAAGAGTGAGCAAAACAAGTTAACGTATTCACTTGATACAGAAATGAACTCAGCCaactatttttatattatttcccttgtcagaaaaaaattataaaaaatactgtgaaatcagctctttaagcacttccagatGAAGCGATAATAAAtatgcatgcaaattctccatttacagtttcattttatttgaattttagcGATGGTAATATGcctcaattttaacaaattatgATCTTGAGTGAATCGTTCGACTTGAACTACCTACTTTAGCAAATTAAGAAttattttcgtctttttttcgttcaaaataaATCCTTTTGTGTGGATCTCATGTTAAACTGCAAGCTACGTTTTTCACATCAGTAACTTCTTTGAGCTTCATCTCTACACGAATTCTTACAAGTGACGTTTCTTTGATTTTACGAGCATATTCACAGACCTTAACAGCATTGCCTCGCTGTGCTAACCTGTAGTAATGTGCCATTCTTGAGGTTCTAATCGGATTATTTTATGTATAAATACTTTAATCAGTCAAACAAACAAAATCGCAATCTAAATATTCTGGcagaattgcaaatttttattgaaagtttgagtCGGCAGTTTTTACTgtgttccttttttctttttagtctTGGATCAAATTATTCTGATAGATTATTTGGCTTAATGGTTTTGAAAAGGTAccaagaaaaatgaatattattttggaaacattgaaATGATCATTATCTGCGTAAAGTTGCCCAAAAGctaacctgggccatattttcaaaatctgaatagagcgagCTTGTCTAGAGACAATTACCTATCGatggccgcaaaaatcatgaaaatcggcctggCAGAACGCTAGAACTAACAGTTACcaggaatgaaaatttaggaggcttgagagcttacAGTAtagatttgaaactttttgacagtgaaactgTAGAATTTTGTTCCTCATTTGCcctgttccaaaatttccacccTCCTTTAATTGctccaaaatggaaaaaaccaaCACTATTCCTTTGAAGTTTCACAGAATAATCTTCACATGAAgtggaaaaattaggaaatttctCGATGGACGCTGTTCGGTcatttccatttcaaaaataaagtatgacatgaagttagcaatgttgcaaactgagatatatgtttctgcagtttcactcTCGTTTTCCTCTTAACTTTAGACTTGCCTGATTCCTTACTTTTATTACACTGAACTTGGGTATGCATTACAAAGTTTTAATCTctaaacttggtttttttttacttttactctCCTTGGTTAAATGATCTATAGTTACAGagtttgaaaattctgaatttcagAGCAAAGGTTTGTAGAATTCTAAAATACTGCATACATGTAAAAGTAGAAAATAATTGGCTTTATTTACATTTAtacacaaaaacaaacaaaattcatataaaaataaaagtaagtgAAAATCAATCACAAATTTTGTTGCAAGGAACTTGTTACTTGCTTCGCATACTTCCAGAAACACTCATGGGGGATCCTGAattgacttttcttttctttattttcttcggCAACAATATATGCGATTTGAATACTGCATGGCAAGTCATGCAAATGGGCGTAAACTTACAGAACACAGAGAGGCACACTGAACAGACATAACCTAGCTCTATCAGCTGCTTGTGGCAAAAACAGGAAGCACGGTAGTCAACTTTCACTGGAGGAGGCACTATCAGATGTTTCCGTAGGGGTGGTTCAGGCAAGAAAACCCACTGTAACAGAGCAAGAATAGGAATTagcaagaaataaaataaacagcTGATCATAAAAAAGTCATACggcaaaaagtaaaatatggtGGGTACAACATTAGATAATTcttaaatctgaattttttgtaGGGGCTCATGATGATTGATTTGGGCAACTATGATATGTCTccaaaaatacatcaaaaatgGCAGATGTGGCCTATTTTTATATTCACTGTAGCTTATTAAATATTCCTTCAAACACTTTCTAAGATCATTTTATAGAGGAGAATTTTTTCTAGACTAAATTTTTAAACCAGCCTTTCTTTGTCTTAGGGAGGCCAAAAGGCACTTCTTTTAAAACTTTAGGTACAGTTTCCACAAACTTTAAAACTCGACATCCGCCATTGGTACAGATATGGCCTCGAATATTGATGAAGTGTTTGCGGACACAGGTTTTCAGATTTTAATATACCAATTAAACTCTcatattttccaaaaagtttTCAATATAACATAGCAGCATGTTTGTTTGTAATGGGCCTCATACActcaagagatacagccaaataaTTGAAGATTCCAAATGTGAAATCCCCGTAAATTACAATGGGCTTATCAAGAGAGTCTGTAATTGGTTCTAATGTTCCCAATTTGCAGTTTGTCCacgcttttccaaattttttgcatttgcaGGCAGTTTTTCTAAGTTGCCGGCAACCAGGTTTCCCCAACAAAGGCATTAGAAAACTTAACTTGAATGAAAGAACAATTCCAGAGATAACAATCTTAcaaacttttttcagaaaagtcaccCACCAGTAAATACTGAACAAGTCCGGAGAGGTTTGCGGATGGTACAAGCAGGAAATGCCCATTGGTTATGTCTGTTCCTTGTTGGAGTAACTTCAATTCAGCTTCTAAACTGCATACATCAATAGCAATGTTCTGTGAAAAAAGACCAAGtttgtgaagaaaatattttggtgAATCTTAGCTTCGATGAGAATATCACATTAACATTGTTAAGTAgactatactgccatgctaaggaaaaacgctttatgagccttcaaacactgcaaaattttaatagataaattcagaattttcgaggaaatctgtgaatatttttcctccagtttttcaaaaaattttactcaCGATCAGACCtgaaaactctgaaaatttcaagaggaaatattcataactatccttaaatataaacattttctaggagaaaatttggcaatcctagaatgttcatatgacatttttttttaacatggcAGTAAAGTAGCTACTTTAATGTATATGTTGAGGTTGGATTTATTTGCTCTTAAAAGTGCAGCAAAATGGATGAGATCAAAAAATGCATTCTATTTTTGGATGGAAGAACATTAAGTGTCAAATGAAACATCTAAAAAATCGGCCCATACTAGGATGATTCTTGGATTGTAAATACATATCAAGCTCAACTATCAAATGTCCTCAAAGTGTGGATAGAGTCAAGGTAACAATCAAATTGTGGCTCATCATTGCACTAATTTTTGAATACAAATGTAAAATCATCAAAGTGAAGAGACTCCAAAGATCGAAAGGTCTTACCTGTCTTTGAGCAGCAAAAAACACATTCATCAAACTCATATACTGGTGCGAGAAGTCGAGGCTACCTGTGATTATCAGAATCCGAGAGTTTAAATTATCTTTGGACATGAATGTTGCTTCTATCCTgtaaaattattggaaaaaataaaatttcatactgACTTGGACAAAACATTTATGATAAGTCCTAAAGCTAGTTTTGAGATTGTTGAACAATTTTCACTGAACCCACCTACAGAGAACAATCAAACTCAAATCCTGAGGTACCTGTTTTGAGATTTTAGAAGAACTAATTACAATCAAGATAATTGTTGGACTTTGTGACAAAAGTAAGTTGACCTTCATCCCAACATAAATGCTCACTTGACTACATTcaagaatgattaaaatgaatttaaattctTAATATTTCTCGTTAATAGACAAGTTTTTTAATAAAAGTTACAATAAGAAGAAGTATTTTAGAATTGAGTTGGACAACCATTCGACATGTTCACTTTAATCCGTATTTGGAATCAAGTGCTATcttaaattcagcaaaattagaattttcttcacaagcACACAGGAAAAATGGATCTTGGTTCATCGACAAGCAAGTGGCTTCTCTCATATTGCCAAGTTCCttaagtttttgaagaaatttttttgttgataacTTTGGTTTGGTGTGACATTATTGGGTATTGCTTGCACCAAAAGATTTGTAAGACACTCAACTTTGCGACAGGTGATGCCAATTATTTGAGTCTGagtttttctgcatttttttttcttatcgcATGCTGAAGGTTCGATAAAAAAGGTTTCACAAACCTGTTGATGAAGCAAAGGCCAAGAGCTGCAGCGCCACTGATTAACGAAGGTAACTTGGAGGGCTCATCTTCATCATCTTTCGAGCTGTCATCATTGAAGAATGACTTCACATTATTGCGTATTGTTTGTTCGACGAGAGTAAACATTTCATACTGACTGTCTGTTTGCCTAATGTTCAGCTTATTCTTTTCATCTGGGTACAAATACTTACTGAAAAAGAAGATggaaagaaaacatgaaaatggAGGATCATTAACTTCAATACATTATATATGTACGAACGTACTCAATCATGAGaagaacgaaaataaaaattcaaaatcaggtGCGTATCTTTATAAAGAGTCTTTTAGCATCACTTAAAATTCAACTACCTTTAATTTCCAACAGTTTACAAAGTTTTAGAGGAGGCGCTCAAAGAAGTCAGGTGCTTTTTTTGATTATTTCTTGACATCTGTCTTAGAGAGTAAATCTATGCTGTCGGGCTAGGGATGAACAAGAGTTGAACAAGAAGTTGGCAGAGAAGACATACATTAGTGAGGTTTAATCCATAACTTATcgatttgtttctttattccCAGTCATAAAAAGCAACTGGCATGTTGCAAAACTGTGGCTGATTTAAGGTGTATTATTGCGAATTGTAACTACAGCTGAGTCTCTTAACATCTGTAAATGAATTTATCAAATGTAAATAAACAACATCTGTGATCTGTTAATCAAAAAGTGAGAGCAAATTCTCTTCAGAGGCCTCAAAAAGTATAGGAAACGGTCTTTTCAGTCAGgctcaaattttgataaaaagcaAAAGGATTgcgtattcattttttttatgaagcgTAACATACTTGCGGCAATAATCAGATCCAATAACAGCTACACGATTGCAAGCCTTGAGCATCAAATGAGAATTAATGAAGGTTATGATTGCATTCAAGTAATGTGTGAGTGAGAGTTTGTCATCCTGCAAAAAAGGTTGCTCGGTGCTGAGATCAATCACGACGACTAATAGACTTACATCTTCAACTTCTGAAATAAAAGGGgaacaattaaattaaattaaatgcaGACTTTCTTTGATGAACAATGGTTTTGGAACACAAAGGAAGATATGATAAGAAAATCATAGCCACTAGTGAATCAGTAGTTTTTATTCATACATTCAACGAATCTTAGGAGCTGGTAAAACTGGGGAAAAAACTctagggaaaaaaagaagagacataTGCCACAGCTACttgaatgcatcaatcatcagttggcccattagTTACCACATAAATTTATGTTGAATGGTGCTGTTCTCTTATGTGACATTTgtctcctcttttctttccGCAGTTCTAGCTGCATGTTATAAAATGTACGTACTTAATATTCTGCAAACGGAATATGTTTAGGACTCTCAAAAAGCCTTGAGTCTAGTTATCTCTAATGGCAAGTTATAAACCATTAAGAGTGCTGAGATATGAAAAGCTTACATGAACACAATATTGCCTGCGCAAGGGTGGTTAAATATAAAGGAACAGCGCAAATCTTTAGTTTGCCGTGAATGGAATCAAGAGCTTGTGCTCAGACCAAAACATTAAAGATCTCTTTATCGCTAAGCCCTTGTACCGACTAATAAATTCTGTACCACAACTAATACTGCAGATACAgtgatattcttttttttctctgtggcTCATACATTTACGCACGTACCTAAGTACTTCATGAATCCTGTCCTAGACATCTCACCTCAACCAGAATCTTATTTTGAAGGGACGCAAAATTTACTAGGTTTAAAACACATTCTCTATGAGAATCTTCCATCGTTGAAATGTTGGAGTATAAATTAGAGTCAACAGACTCTCTAATGAAGAAATGAAGAGTACTTGGGCTTAAATTTTATCGATTACGAGCAAGAGAGATCGGGGCATACAAATGTGGTAGATTTTTTTGGCCAGGTATTACAAATGCACTTTACCTAGTTTACTTTGCTGTTCCATTATTGCCATGGGCTTTCCACTAAACTTCACAAGAGtgtaattttcatattttttcttttttaaacacaAAATAAGCAACAAATAAAGTTGACCGGTCAcatgtttgtttacattgactTTTGGAGGTTAAATCTATGGTTAAATTTGGCCATCGATGCTTTGAACCGATCACCAGATTTAACCTCGAAAACCCGCGAAATGTCGAAGTAAACACTAAACAAACTTTATGATGGTTTACGAGTGAGAAAGATATTATATTCTCCGATTTTTAACGAGTATAATTTGTGAAAAATGGTGAAATTAAGTGGCTTCGTGACTGTTTAGTGCATTTACAATCTGAGGTGGCTTTTACGTGAGCTTATATGTCTCTTTTCATCAGTAACAAATCCGTACTCAAAGCCTAACATTACCCATCTCTTTGGAGTGAATAGATTTTTTTGTTGACCATCTTTTGTTCAATTGTTCATGATGGATGTTACCCCCAAATCCAAACAACCCGGATCATTATTAAAAAGGAGGCCCTCCGGACTTTCAAGTTTCAATTCAAGATCAACCAGGACAAAACTCCTCAAACCTGACGACCGCAGCCCCCCAGCAGAAAAGTCGAGAATTCTGGAGGGTAATGTACTTTGTTCGTTGTATGCCTTGTTTTCTCACCATGAAGTATTCTGTTTCCTGCATATTGCTGTACAAAGAATTTTATTGGTATCGCATTGGCTCTTTTGTAACAGTCTCGTCCCAAGCAAAACCACTCCACTGTCATCAGGCTCAGAATGACTTCATCTGATGGTGAAGAAGTGTGTTCACCATGATTGGTTGTTGGAGTCCACGCCGAATAAGTTTACGCACATTTAGACTGTGACACAAGATCCACCATCttgcttcttgcatttacttaaCACGTCAGAGTGATGTTAGAGAATCTTCCGTCGTAGTCTAGAAAtttgtaaacttatttggcgagGACTCTGCCGATTAAAAGTAACCTAACTCGGTTCATCCCAGTACATCAGAATCCTCtgtcaaattttaagttttgtgaGACTATTCAACACTTTTGGCCTAAGGTTGTTTTGAGAGTCATACCGTAGCAAGAGGTGAAGGGAAATCACACACTATTATCCTTTCATTGCTTTCATTGGTGGAGGGACTGTTAAGTACGAAACCTAGCGATGCATTCACATATTTTCATGTTTGTGGCACAAAGTATCTTCTGTAATGAATGGTCTTACTCTCTTGAGAAGTCCACCAGGAGGTCTGCCACTTTAATTCTAAAAGTCTCTTTCTGTACAAAAGTGAAGACCTATGACAAATCTTCTGTTGGACTTATGTAGTGTGTAAACTTATTGGACTCTAGGGAAATTATCAACAATGGAAGGTTGATCCTGCTCACCACAAGTTAAAGAAACCCAAGTAGTTACCTCATGGTGTATGAACTTACAGCAATTCTTTCTGTTCTGAGTTGGATGGATCTTGTCTATCCTACTCTCTTGGAATTGAAAGCTACTGCTTGAATgagtttccttttattttacttttctatTAATTTCTGCAGCTCAagtggatttttatttttcaaacactcTGTATAACATATTTTAAGCACAGAGTTTGAGGAACTTGCTTTTCCTACTAAGCTGACACTCGTGTTATATCTGTGAAGTGTACCTAAGTTTACCATTTCACAGTGTCGACTACTCTGTAGTTAAACTTAGCCATGGCAACTGTTCAACAGGGTGTGTAGCATCAAGATTTTcctgattctatcaggatttgaggtcagtcaggatttaatcccgatttcatcaggatttgagtaaatttggccgtacaatcggatttttttattgagctatttttgtgaagttacattcgctctgcaaaaaatcaggatttgatcaggattcaaaaaaattatgaaatcaggatttagcagtcgaaaatcaggatttcctggaaagaaaaaaagtagacaccctgtttaaatTAAGTGTGACATCCAACTAAGTaagttttcgaatttttggCTTTTGGTCTATTGTTGATGATCAATAATTGACACGAAGTGTCCCAGGCACCAATCTTGACCAAATCATTACATTCTTTGGGTTTTTATAAATCTGACAATGTCTTAATATTCcataattttgtcaattttc is a window from the Bemisia tabaci chromosome 10, PGI_BMITA_v3 genome containing:
- the Tfb4 gene encoding general transcription factor IIH subunit 3 — protein: MAIMEQQSKLEVEDVSLLVVVIDLSTEQPFLQDDKLSLTHYLNAIITFINSHLMLKACNRVAVIGSDYCRNKYLYPDEKNKLNIRQTDSQYEMFTLVEQTIRNNVKSFFNDDSSKDDEDEPSKLPSLISGAAALGLCFINRIEATFMSKDNLNSRILIITGSLDFSHQYMSLMNVFFAAQRQNIAIDVCSLEAELKLLQQGTDITNGHFLLVPSANLSGLVQYLLWVFLPEPPLRKHLIVPPPVKVDYRASCFCHKQLIELGYVCSVCLSVFCKFTPICMTCHAVFKSHILLPKKIKKRKVNSGSPMSVSGSMRSK